The Corythoichthys intestinalis isolate RoL2023-P3 chromosome 19, ASM3026506v1, whole genome shotgun sequence nucleotide sequence gcatcttaataaacttaaaacacatcttaaaacttactaaggatgcaacaatactcggttttacattgaaccgttcgatatgccctcttcgattcaatatcaaaaacattcaatccaaatgaaaagttcccaaaatgtattttccaaatttatttttgtcgtctctctcgctaaaatgtccggcgcagctttgccttgaaaaaacaaactctgctgcTAGCAGCCCCCCTCCTCTACTCCTGAGACGGCTTGCTGGCTTCAATGTCATACAGATCCGTTgtttggcagcattttgggtgaGCTGATATGCTATCCGCACTCGTACATATTTAACAAAAACTGTATTTACGGATACGTACAACAAAGTCCGCTAATATATTGTTGCCgatttggctgctacgaacaacctcgctttgacaatagACAGCTGGACACCCCGGAATGACACTGAGAGCTATTTCACGGTTACTTGATGAACAATgaatggcaaattaagagcgctgtacttcaaactcatcctgtttatgaaagtcgattgtcaaatgctggtgttgtgcagtaatgagcagacgtgacttctgtcgcgtttgttaacttttttaatgcccgaCAACACTCGTGCAcatacactagatatcatcaaatagcaacctagatatgCGACGTGAGcccccttgaatcctcgactgaATCACTCTTGaggcactcctgcctgcttgtatgcagtaaaacctttgtcTTATATCCACCGAAATTCGGCGTTAGAACgccgcgtgtgtttgagtttatctcaGTGAAAGCtaactcaacgttctgcctaGGTCGGAAGCCATggtgcaatgtctgtgggagctgtcttgtccactgatggtggagtctatgctaatccatactttttacttgagtaaatttgtaaaaaagaaacgctactcttactccgctaattTGGGCTACGCTAACGTTACATTTTTCTTATttgttctacatattagattttctttttttttttttgctagtgatgccaacagtagctctaccagttttaCAAAAGAgacgtcgcaaaaataatcacatgactccattataccatcagactcaagcttactgttctatgatcacaccagcctgttcaatcacgtggcatctttaaagcaccgtcaaAAATTAGGTACAGCTCACACACAAATATGATTTATTCAAAGAGTCTTGCGGGGAGGTCatatttctcatttttctcagaCTGTCACACAATTGTTCTTGTTTACTTCTTTGTTTCTTGGATTTCTCAGTCTTCCGATAGTCCCtttttattagtagtagtactgTTGactttgtatgatttttagttttagttaaaATTTTTAGATATCTTTcattttattggataatttcattttgtttgtttttcccttCATATTTTTTATTCGTTCTTTATCATATGtcctttatttttcttttaattttttaaattgttatcGTAttgcctttattttttttcaatttgattTTTTGTATGATTTAATTTCGATACTAATTTTCATTCTGATTCTATTTATctcctttatttttattttctaatatgttttaatcacatttttttacattttattttttgtatttattttggtcCCTTTTCATTGAAATCCTTTCCAATTcatgacaaaaatgaaaaaaatgcaagCATCTTCCATCCTTCTTGattttaactcaatggctgccattaacagaAATTCAAGtcaaatctattttgactgggagctgGCAGCTTTTCccgttcaaaatggattggacatctatcactgtcgATGGCAAACAATGCTATAATATTCAACAGAATACATTTGTGCTATTCACACCGCCCTCTAGTGGACATGATTTCATCGCTGCAGTTATTTTTCACTGTTATTAACGTGACCATGTCTTGCTTGTCGTCCTTTAGCCGGCGACGCCGGTTGGCCCCCCGCGGCGAAAGGGGGCGCATCCCTAAAGCCTCCCGAGAGACGAGACTCGGATTCGCAAGCTAAGACCCCCCCTTCCGGCAGCCCCGCCGCCTCAAGTGCAGAAAAGGTCAGCGCGCTTTCTTCTAATCCTCTTAAAAGCGTACACGGCTTGTTTGTGATGTTACAGCCATGACGTCTGAACGTTATCTCCGCAGTCGCCGGACTCCAAAATGGCCGTGTCGTCCCCTTCCATATCCAAACCGCAACCGCCGCCGTACGGCTCGCACTTGTCTTCGGCGAGCTCCTTGGAGCGTCGCAAGGACGCGCCGCCCCCGCTGCCCCCGCCGCGGCAAATGCCGAACCCCCCGGCGCCCGCCTGGGCCCGCGTGCCGCCCGCCACCGGCTCGTCCTCGCAGCAGATCCAGCAGCGGATATCGGTGCCACCGAGTCCCACTTTCCAACCCCACGCGCCGCTCTTCCCGACCGGCATGAGCGAGCGGTTGGACCCCCCGCCGGCCGTGGCGGTGCGCCCGTTCATCCCGGACAGAGGGTCGCGGCCCCAGTCGCCTCGTAAGGGCCCGGCTACCATGAACTCCAGCTCCATCTATCATATGTACCTCCAGCAGGCGGCACCGAAGAATCAGCCACTCAAACCTGCACTCAAAGCAGGTAAGAGATGCACAGGggcactggaagtcactcacaacaGGGGTGCTGAAAATCTTTTGTAGTTTTTCCCTTCCAAAAACAGCTGTTTTGGTCCAAATTCATCATGCTCGcgcattttctccatacaaggcatcCTCAATAGCAGTAAACACGCATGCTGAATAGTTtacatactactactaggcttctATAAAGACAGCGTCCAATTTTACTTACAGTATGTTATGTACAgtaagtttttgtattggaaataaaagcgcccgtgtattataatgcaaattccTGCAGCTAGACTGCgcaatgacacgtgaacacatttgaaaaggTCTGGGTATAACACCCctttttcacaacactaaaataaattgctcaCAAATATCCAACAACATTCTACATGACGGCAGCTCAactgcaacaacaaacaataaatatGGCTACtatgcaagcatgtcttaccaATTTAAAGACACCAAAGGTAGATTTCTTTTCTGGTGTGTAGTCGGTGAACGTCATCAGTTGGTCAAGGTCAATTTTATCTAGGATGGCACTATGGATATGCAGTAATCTCTCCCGCTTCGGCTAGTGATTCGCCAGATTCGTCTCCACGGTCTGAATCTGCAGCTAACTTGTCCTCACTGGGCACTATTATGGaatgccattgttttttttttttttgttgttttgttttttttttttaacaaaaataatcTACCAAAACTTCTCCCCTCCCCCCCAACACTAGGGGGTGCTTCAGCACCCCACTTTTGCGCCAGGCGACTGGGCTATGACAGGTCAGGTGTCAATCTCATAACAGTATTGGATTTTTcacaattgttttattttcatttttttccccgtctTAATAAGTTATTTTTAATTacgtttaaaactgaatttgcttctattttaatttttcacgaaATTATGAGGTTTAGTTTTTAcgcttttaaaataaaataataaacttaAAGGTcacattaaacattttttttaacattttcaatGTTGTCAATAAATATTAAAGATGAGtgtctttaactcatttgctttttaaaaacgtatgaatacgttctatttttaattgattcagtgtcccaaaaacgtatttatacatcttttgcgttttttttttttttttttctgacaagaggcatctgtaggttccgatctatctaagatacaatgcacaaagctcaaaacccattttaagcaataaaactggccactggaggtcagtagcgcatttggtaagaactcatctcgggccaagaaaggaagtgaagaaaattagtcgggaaacggaagttggagggatcttgtgaagatgcatgagaatttgagaaaaatgtggcgaaagatcgggaaaaaaaggcaaacgacactggaggagtgttttgaaaagaaaacgaaaccatcgtcaaagaaggattaaaaaaaaaatctatcttgatgagacagacggtgacgtccacaacagTGTCAGGTTTCATACGCGTTCTGTGGAGCTCACATTGTGTTGctccttagcccgaggttgaaaccaacgatgaagatgatgaaaaaagtgagaccgatcttgatccggactcatcagattaccggGAGCCACCTCAtccaaccgggagcagccgagagccttccccgttgttatgtgcgcaaatagttcaacagttcaatagtttagtcatgtgtaaataaatttttactttgcgatcaaaagatctatttgtcttgttatttTGTGGaatgaaaacattcagatgttcggGATGTCAcataagcgaaaaatagctgtgttaagtcaaagttatgtttgaaatgcatgctttcacaaaaagctcaatttctcagttctttcatcagaaattggaatattgctcaaactaagctattttttattgctggtttctaaagaatggaaaatgatatgaacttactttttttctgctgaaagaagagagtctagtctttcttttggtgggtgccatgtttatatagcaatagaacagaattttctgtgggcctttcaaaatcagtcaaaatccagtaaaacggccgggagcgaagggggttgcaccggtgaaaatggctgggagtgaatgagttaatttcaataagttttagttttttgaatagaCAATACAGTTTAAGTTATTAATTTTACTCTCTTTAAATTTCAGTGATagccaaaatgaacatttttgaagcaatgaaggtttgcagccaattggtacaCTTATAATTAGAGGTgttcgaaatttccgattctttgattattcacgattcagccgtggaagattcgagagcgATTCACaagcatccaaattccgattattggaatatgccaagtaaagcggaactaaaacacagtcagtgcggTCTCCGGGACACAATGACAAACGGAcatgctgctagataaaaaacaataatacctaactgtggccgacagccactacaaactactcccacataatgctacggtagatatcacatgtatatagagctAGATGCAaaagacagactcggcggcataAGCACATGTagagaaaactagatgcgaaatgacacttgcCGGcgatagtaaacagccgccatcttaaagcagtagacttctctggaaggctgttgtagcgaacgttTCGAGCGatgctaattaactttttatctaaattactcccaaattggcagaatcttgacttgaatctatctttaaatgatgaaacagtttgaaaacgttcacatgtcaaaagtagacagaaggaaattatgaaataacgggagcaattaaaTGTTGATCCAcaacaaattaattgaatgtagttgaaagctgctgatacagaatagggatatattttatttttactgttttgaactgttagcttgatactgaaatagtactttatttaagcctgagagaatttttgtaaaattttttgtAACGTATGAAACATTAGAAGCAGCTAATTGCTGGGGAGTCAggaggcatcaataatcgatttatattgaatcgttaggtgcctcaACATTCCAAACTCTATTTATAATAAACTGAGTACATCTGTCaaaagtccagtgcagcttatctatgaacaaatgacatttttgtgtcaaatttggtgggtggcggggtACAGTAagttgcgccttatagtgcgaaaattacggtcatTAAAAATTGTTGTTGAACATTTAATTTAGTAAATCTTTTGCGCACTACTAGAGGTGGTGGTACTTATTCCACACTTTGAGAACCACTGAGCTAGACTATGGATACACCTGCTAACATGACAGGAATGAAAAATGGCTTTTTACTGTCCACACTTTTTTTCCAGTCTATGGGAAACCTGTCCTCCCTCCCAATTCGACACCCCCGTCGCCCCTGCCTTTTGTTCCGGCCGGAGGGGCCTTCCCGTTGCTCCAGGGTCCAGCCGGCGGCGTCGACGACACGCTAGATGGCGACGCTGAGGAACAGGACGGCCTACGCCACACGGAACCGTTGGCTCCTCCCCCCAGCGTCGAGAACATCCCACGCCCGCTCAGCCCCACCAAGCTCACGCCAATGGTACACTCCCCAATGCGCTACCAAAGCGACGCCGACCTGGAGGTGCTCCggaaaaagctagcaaacgctcCGAGACCCCTGAAAAAACGCAGCTCTATCACGGAACCGGAAGGCCCGAGCGGACCCAACATCCAAAAACTTCTTTACCAGAGATTCAACACACTCGCGGGGGGCATCGAAGGAAGCGTCGGATCGGGGGGCGGCAACGGCGCCGGCAACGGAACGCCCTTTTATCAGCCGGCAAATCCGCCGGGCTTTCTGGCCCGCGACCCGGCCGCCGACACGGACAACGGCAACCTTCCCTTGGACGCACTTCCTCCACCGCCGCCGCCCGAAGCGGAGGAACCGGGGTCGGAGGCGTCGCCCGTCGACCCCAACGACAACCGGCCGCTGCCTCCTCCTCCTGAAGGACTTTTGGACCCCGCCGAAGACGAAGGACCTGAAGAGGACGAGGACGACGACAACAATAACAACTTGGAAAGCTCGAAAACTTTACCGAGCCCCGTGCTGGAGGTAACGTCTCCGGAGGAGAGCGGTATCGCGCTGACCCAACCGTCAGTAAGTCCTCGATGACCGATCGTTGGTTTTTGGACTCTCgaccgccgtcaatggcactgaaacagctCATTTCTTCTCTCCAAAGCGCACAAACCTAAAGAAACCCGAGTCTGAGCGCACTGGCCACGGCTACCGCGTCAAATTCAACCCTCTGGCTCTCCTATTAGACGCGTCACTAGAGGGCGAGTTCGACCTGGTCCAGAGGATCATCTATGAGGTGTAGTACTGTTGTAATCGGAAGTAGTGACGaagattgaaggcttttaggcaTGCCTAACAGTGCAGAAACTGGCTTCCTTGGTACCAGGTGGAAAACCCCAGCACGCCCAACGACGAGGGCATCACCCCGCTGCATAACGCCGTATGCGCCGGACACCACCACATCGTCAAGTTCCTGCTGGATTTCGGCGTCAACGTCAATGCGGCCGACAGCGACGGATGGTGAGTACTCAGAAACGCAGTACTATAACGTACTGACAAATCGTTCCGTGGCAGGACTCCGCTCCACTGCGCCGCCTCGTGCAACAGCGTCCACCTGTGCAAGTTGCTAGTAGAGTCGGGGGCCGCCATTTTCGCTAGCACCATCAGCGACGTGGAGACGGCGGCTGACAAGTGCGAGGAAATGGAGGAGGGTTACATCCAGTGTTCACAGTTCTTATACGGTAAATACCGGATCATAGACGCTCGAACAGGACTCTCATTTAGCACACTGGATGCCATTGCTAGCTAATGAACGTCATTTCTTCTGTCTTTCTGGCGTAGGTGTTCAGGAAAAGATGGGTGTCATGAACAAGGGCACGGTGTACGCGCTGTGGAACTACGAAGCTCAGAACCAGGACGAGCTGTCTTTCGCAGAGGGCGACGCCGTCACTGTCCTGCGGCGGCAGGACGACAGCGAGACGGAGTGGTGGTGGGCGCAACTGGAAGACACGGAGGGCTACGTTCCTCGCAACTTGCTGGGGGTACCTGACCGTCAACACTTTCAACTAAAATTGAATTTTATACCGTGATATAAGTCCATTTATGAAAGATGTAGTGCCGCTGCAACAGAAGCGCCATTGTAGCTTACATATTTGTAGGGGTgtgatacagtgatccctcatttttcgcggttaatgggggagagacagcgagaacgaaaagtggtatttggtatgtggcaaaattgattttgccatgtgacatttttttggtttattggcaaaatggattttggcatgtggcatttttttcagctatgtggcattttttttgctaagtggaatttttttggtatgtggtaaaatggcttttagcatgtgacattttttgccatatggcattttttggtatgtggcaaaatggattttggcatgtggcatttttttgccatgtggcaaaattaattttggcatgtggcatttttttgccatgtggcaaaattaattttgccatgtggcatttttttttgccatatggcaaaatggattttggcatgtggcattttttttagtatgtggcaaaatggattttggaatgtggcatttttttgccatgtggcattttttggtatgtggcaaaatggattttggcatgtggcatttttttgccatgtggcaaaattaattttggcatgtggcatttttttgccatgtggcaaaattaattttgccatgtggcattttttttgccatatggcaaaatggattttggcatgtggcattttttttttttttgccatgtggcaaaattgattttgccatgtggcaattttttgggtatgtggcaaaatggattttggcatgtggcattttttttgtatgtggcacaaaggactttgccatatggcattttttgggtatgtggcaaaatggattttggcatgtggcatttggcattttttttgccatgtggcaaaatggatttctgcatgtggcattttttttgctatgtggcattttttttttgtatgtggcaaaatggattttggcatgtggcattttttgggtgtgtggcaaaatggatattggcatgttgcaatttttttgctatgtggcattttttttgctttgtggcaaaatttattttgccatgtggcttttttttttttttttttgctatgtggcattttttggtatgtggcaaaatggattttagcatgtgacattttttttgccctttggcatttttttttgggtacTACGTTAACACGCTTCGAGCTGGCGAAATTAAACGATTTCTTGAGGCGGAGAAAATTCTCGAGCAATTGTTTCAGCTCTATTTGCGATACACAGAACTATTtcaaaataatgttttccttttctttgattttttttgtttgtttgtttttttggcagCTCTACCCTCGGATCAAACCTCGCCAGCGCACTTTGGCGTAACGCAGCACTCCTAAGAAGCAAGAGCAGCGAACAAATGAGCCTCATGGATCTTCTCCCGGTGTCCGTTTTCATTCCTATTTACACTTTTTAGACAAGCACTCCAAATCCTCACTCTACCGTTTGCACCCGTTCCAAAGTGCAGATCTTTTAAAGGTAACCTGACTCGTTGcagtatttccttttttttttttctctcaacttTCTCGTGGGTCAGTATGAGTCAACAGAGCAACAGTAACGGTGCCATGTTGCCGAAGTGACATTTAATtgcgtttttgtcttttttcttttttttttttttaaatgcttgaaGCTTGGATTTGCATTTAACAAATATATGTAGAAAAGCTTTGGGGAAATACATAAGTACATGaaaataatgatcataaaaactaaacaaaatataGAAAATGACATTGAAAATTACAACTCTAACTTggaaaatcctaaaaaaaaaaaaaaaaaacggaattttttttttttagttttaaaagaaaaggaagacaattaaaaataaatattcaagGAAATAATTTGGGGGTGGGGAATAAAAAGAGCAAATAATTATTAAATTGCtccttatttatatttcataaatattttacattttttaaacatatattttaaactaattttcagtatttttatttatcgttt carries:
- the ppp1r13bb gene encoding protein phosphatase 1, regulatory subunit 13Bb isoform X4 gives rise to the protein MKRFVTIVLRGLLSLSKENPVWAKERHWLPKKEIRRKRRAFRSARSAGGRNLVKAMILTVYLSDGEQALTEVPITPETTCRDVVEFCKEPGENGCHLAEVWRGNERAIPFEHMMYEHLQKWGPRKQEVKFFLRHEDSPTESSDQGSQQSQDQTGRRTGNAGEKHNENGVGNPRVELTLSELQEMATRQQQQIEAQQQMLVAKEQRLRYLKQQERRQQQSATESEKLQRLKERVESQEAKLKKIRAMRGQVDYSKVINGNLSAEIEQVSGLFQEKQAELQAAVLRVEQLSLQLEDLRRGKLNGIQTTLGGQVTGTAALELRKLYQELQIRNKLNQEQNSKLQQQKELLNKRNMEVTLMDKRISELRERLYKKKAEARQKENLPLNRANGPPSPQPATGTLGRVAAVGPYIQVPVPTRQDGGYVLPPEPLKPQTLGVNNQANQGRAKSAGDAGWPPAAKGGASLKPPERRDSDSQAKTPPSGSPAASSAEKSPDSKMAVSSPSISKPQPPPYGSHLSSASSLERRKDAPPPLPPPRQMPNPPAPAWARVPPATGSSSQQIQQRISVPPSPTFQPHAPLFPTGMSERLDPPPAVAVRPFIPDRGSRPQSPRKGPATMNSSSIYHMYLQQAAPKNQPLKPALKAVYGKPVLPPNSTPPSPLPFVPAGGAFPLLQGPAGGVDDTLDGDAEEQDGLRHTEPLAPPPSVENIPRPLSPTKLTPMVHSPMRYQSDADLEVLRKKLANAPRPLKKRSSITEPEGPSGPNIQKLLYQRFNTLAGGIEGSVGSGGGNGAGNGTPFYQPANPPGFLARDPAADTDNGNLPLDALPPPPPPEAEEPGSEASPVDPNDNRPLPPPPEGLLDPAEDEGPEEDEDDDNNNNLESSKTLPSPVLEVTSPEESGIALTQPSRTNLKKPESERTGHGYRVKFNPLALLLDASLEGEFDLVQRIIYEVENPSTPNDEGITPLHNAVCAGHHHIVKFLLDFGVNVNAADSDGWTPLHCAASCNSVHLCKLLVESGAAIFASTISDVETAADKCEEMEEGYIQCSQFLYGVQEKMGVMNKGTVYALWNYEAQNQDELSFAEGDAVTVLRRQDDSETEWWWAQLEDTEGYVPRNLLGLYPRIKPRQRTLA
- the ppp1r13bb gene encoding protein phosphatase 1, regulatory subunit 13Bb isoform X6 translates to MILTVYLSDGEQALTEVPITPETTCRDVVEFCKEPGENGCHLAEVWRGNERAIPFEHMMYEHLQKWGPRKQEVKFFLRHEDSPTESSDQGSQQSQDQTGRRTGNAGEKHNENGVGNPRVELTLSELQEMATRQQQQIEAQQQMLVAKEQRLRYLKQQERRQQQSATESEKLQRLKERVESQEAKLKKIRAMRGQVDYSKVINGNLSAEIEQVSGLFQEKQAELQAAVLRVEQLSLQLEDLRRGKLNGIQTTLGGQVTGTAALELRKLYQELQIRNKLNQEQNSKLQQQKELLNKRNMEVTLMDKRISELRERLYKKKAEARQKENLPLNRANGPPSPQPATGTLGRVAAVGPYIQVPVPTRQDGGYVLPPEPLKPQTLGVNNQANQGRAKSDGGAQKPPGGTWKVSDLDIVVDPLPESHPGPGAASSSDSTSPGDAGWPPAAKGGASLKPPERRDSDSQAKTPPSGSPAASSAEKSPDSKMAVSSPSISKPQPPPYGSHLSSASSLERRKDAPPPLPPPRQMPNPPAPAWARVPPATGSSSQQIQQRISVPPSPTFQPHAPLFPTGMSERLDPPPAVAVRPFIPDRGSRPQSPRKGPATMNSSSIYHMYLQQAAPKNQPLKPALKAVYGKPVLPPNSTPPSPLPFVPAGGAFPLLQGPAGGVDDTLDGDAEEQDGLRHTEPLAPPPSVENIPRPLSPTKLTPMVHSPMRYQSDADLEVLRKKLANAPRPLKKRSSITEPEGPSGPNIQKLLYQRFNTLAGGIEGSVGSGGGNGAGNGTPFYQPANPPGFLARDPAADTDNGNLPLDALPPPPPPEAEEPGSEASPVDPNDNRPLPPPPEGLLDPAEDEGPEEDEDDDNNNNLESSKTLPSPVLEVTSPEESGIALTQPSRTNLKKPESERTGHGYRVKFNPLALLLDASLEGEFDLVQRIIYEVENPSTPNDEGITPLHNAVCAGHHHIVKFLLDFGVNVNAADSDGWTPLHCAASCNSVHLCKLLVESGAAIFASTISDVETAADKCEEMEEGYIQCSQFLYGVQEKMGVMNKGTVYALWNYEAQNQDELSFAEGDAVTVLRRQDDSETEWWWAQLEDTEGYVPRNLLGLYPRIKPRQRTLA